In the Mesorhizobium sp. genome, one interval contains:
- a CDS encoding L,D-transpeptidase, which yields MRKTILGVFLAATAAIGSPAVGQAAALVANIDVATQTMTVRKHGKVIHTWKVSTARSGYITPPGEWRPYRMHRMWHSRKYDMAPMPFAVFYHGGYAVHGTTAESRLGTPASHGCVRLATVNAETFYSLVKELGPGNTRIVVTK from the coding sequence ATGAGAAAGACCATACTCGGCGTTTTCCTTGCGGCGACTGCGGCGATCGGCTCGCCTGCTGTCGGCCAGGCGGCCGCTCTGGTGGCGAACATCGACGTCGCGACACAGACGATGACGGTCAGAAAGCACGGCAAGGTCATCCACACCTGGAAAGTCTCGACCGCGCGCAGCGGCTACATTACGCCGCCCGGCGAGTGGCGGCCGTATCGGATGCACCGCATGTGGCATTCGCGCAAATACGATATGGCGCCGATGCCGTTCGCGGTCTTCTATCACGGCGGCTATGCGGTGCACGGGACGACGGCCGAGAGCCGGCTCGGCACTCCCGCCTCGCACGGTTGCGTCAGGCTAGCCACGGTGAATGCCGAGACTTTCTATTCCCTTGTCAAGGAACTTGGTCCCGGAAACACGCGCATTGTTGTAACGAAATAG
- a CDS encoding acetylornithine deacetylase/succinyl-diaminopimelate desuccinylase family protein codes for MTEKTFETIDSRADELAELTADLIRFPTINPPGEAYTPCAEYIGERLRKRGFTVEYVRGVGTPGDSDRYPRTNIIARLEGRSPGKTVHFNSHIDVVEAGDGWTLDPFAGVIKDGRVYGRGACDMKGGLAASIIAAEAYIDMNPEFAGAIEISGTADEESGGFGGVAYLAERGYFSPPRVDHVIIPEPLNKDRICLGHRGVWWAEIETKGQIAHGSMPFLGDSAVRHMGAVLGAFEDELFPALDRKQTRMPVVPEGARRSTMNINSVHGGQTDDYFPGLPSPNVPDSCKIVIDRRFLLEESLDEVKSEVTSILDRLKWQRPRFDYRMRDMMIVHPGMTDEGAPVPRAIASGIRRVFGRDPQYVISPGTYDQKHIARIGKLHDCVAYGPGILDLAHRPDEWVGIADMVESAKVMAHGLNVLLHGEPRK; via the coding sequence ATGACCGAAAAGACTTTCGAGACCATCGATTCCCGCGCCGACGAACTGGCCGAGCTCACCGCCGACCTCATCCGGTTCCCAACGATCAACCCTCCCGGCGAGGCCTACACGCCCTGTGCGGAATACATCGGCGAGCGCCTGCGCAAGCGCGGGTTCACCGTCGAATATGTCCGGGGCGTCGGCACACCCGGCGACAGCGACCGCTATCCGCGCACGAATATTATCGCGCGTCTCGAAGGCCGCTCGCCCGGCAAGACCGTGCACTTCAATTCCCATATCGACGTGGTCGAAGCCGGCGACGGCTGGACGCTCGATCCCTTTGCCGGTGTGATCAAGGATGGCCGTGTCTATGGCCGCGGCGCCTGCGACATGAAGGGTGGGCTGGCCGCCTCGATCATCGCGGCCGAAGCCTATATCGACATGAACCCGGAATTCGCCGGGGCTATCGAAATCTCAGGGACGGCGGACGAGGAGTCCGGCGGCTTCGGCGGCGTCGCCTATCTCGCCGAGAGGGGATATTTCTCCCCGCCCCGCGTCGACCATGTCATCATCCCCGAGCCGCTGAACAAGGACCGCATCTGTCTCGGCCACCGCGGCGTGTGGTGGGCCGAGATCGAAACCAAGGGCCAGATCGCGCATGGATCGATGCCGTTCCTCGGTGATAGCGCCGTGCGGCACATGGGCGCGGTGCTCGGCGCGTTCGAGGACGAACTGTTCCCCGCTCTCGACCGCAAGCAGACACGCATGCCGGTCGTGCCCGAAGGGGCGCGCCGGTCGACCATGAACATCAACTCCGTCCATGGGGGACAGACGGACGACTATTTTCCGGGCCTGCCCTCGCCCAACGTGCCGGATTCCTGCAAGATCGTCATCGACCGGCGCTTCCTGCTGGAAGAAAGCCTCGACGAGGTGAAGTCCGAGGTCACCTCGATCCTCGACCGGCTGAAATGGCAGCGCCCGCGCTTCGACTACCGGATGCGCGACATGATGATCGTTCATCCGGGAATGACCGACGAGGGCGCGCCGGTGCCCCGCGCGATCGCCAGCGGCATACGCCGCGTATTCGGGCGCGATCCGCAATACGTCATCTCGCCCGGCACCTACGACCAGAAGCACATCGCCCGCATCGGCAAGCTGCACGACTGCGTGGCTTACGGTCCGGGCATTCTCGATCTGGCGCACCGGCCCGACGAATGGGTCGGTATCGCGGATATGGTCGAGAGCGCCAAGGTCATGGCGCACGGACTGAACGTGTTGCTGCATGGCGAACCCCGCAAATAG
- a CDS encoding L,D-transpeptidase: MSKVIACLSLAAAVTAFQPSAASAARVVASVDLSTQTMTVTHGGVVKYRWPVSTARRGKITPTGSWSAKWLSRNHRSSRYNNAPMPYSIFYTGNYAVHGTNQVSRLGRPASAGCIRLHPSNAAILYSMAQREGLRNVRIVVHR, translated from the coding sequence CTGAGCAAAGTCATCGCATGTCTGTCATTAGCGGCGGCCGTTACCGCTTTTCAACCATCGGCGGCGTCAGCGGCCAGGGTTGTGGCGTCGGTCGATCTGTCCACTCAGACGATGACCGTCACGCATGGAGGCGTCGTCAAGTATCGTTGGCCCGTGTCGACAGCCCGCCGGGGCAAGATCACGCCGACGGGAAGCTGGTCGGCAAAATGGTTGTCCAGAAACCACCGCTCGAGCCGCTATAACAATGCGCCGATGCCCTACTCTATCTTCTACACCGGGAATTATGCCGTCCATGGCACCAATCAGGTGAGTCGCCTCGGGCGCCCCGCGTCGGCGGGCTGCATTCGCCTGCATCCGTCGAACGCCGCGATTCTCTATTCGATGGCGCAACGCGAAGGGTTGCGCAATGTGAGGATCGTCGTCCACCGCTGA